The Panicum hallii strain FIL2 chromosome 5, PHallii_v3.1, whole genome shotgun sequence genome contains the following window.
cgacttcttggtctggcttgcaTTTTTAGGGATTCCTCGAGATGTTCTGCTGGCCCTTGTCGAAgtggttgttgttgttgttgccttGCTTGTCGTTGCTGCGCTTGAGGAAGCGAtcgttctcctcatcctcctggtcagcccaccatgccatcatgtcacgcagtTCCACGGCAGTAGTCGGGCGGTTGCGTCTGAAGTtgtggtacgtgtgcttcgagaagaggccattatggaagcagcggatgacgtcCTTGTCGGTAATGTTGGCGATGGTTGCtcgcatctcgaagaaacaccgGGTGTAGGACCTTAGAGTCTCATTCGACTTCTACTTGACCTGGGACAGATCGTGGTGAGTACCTACTCGGATCATCAACCCCTgtaagttgtcgatgaaggcccacTTGAGGTCATCCTAGGAAtcgatggagtttggtttatggctttcaagccaagtgaggggcATGGATTCCAAGGCTACAAAGAAGTAGAGtgccttggtggagttggatccccctgataCCTCGATGGCGACGGAGTAGCAACGAATCCACTAGCGCAGATCTTGCTTGCCATCTTACTTGGGGATGCCGACTAGTTTAAAATCCTTGGGGTAAGATTTctcggtgatgttggaggtgaaggtgGGGAAGCGATCATTATCATCATCGTCATGGTATTTGTCAGGCCGATCCCTTTTCCTTGCCTCGATGATGCACCTCGCATCACGGccgtcattgatcttctgccttagATCAATCGTGGGAGCGTTCTGGAGGCTGGCCTCGGGTGGAGCTTGGCCCTGAGGCCTTGCATCATGCCGATTGCGGGGTGGGCATGTCGATTGTTTCACCTCTTGTTCGACATTGCCACGCGCGGACTGCTGGTCCTGGCGATTGCCGTGGCCGACTGGACTGCCCTGGTTGCGCTGGCGATTGTGGTTCCCCTAATATCCGAGGCCTCCTCTAGGGGTATGACTAATCTGTGCAAAATCACCATGGCACTGATCTTGAGGGCATGTTCCCAGTTGAAGATATTgggtgttgcccatcgagttgcacgagcgcgcgctgggtTAGATATTGCAACCTTTGTATCTAGGGGTTTGGTGGTAAttgttgagctaggagtgcTGCTTCTGTAATAGCGCCGATTGGTGTGCGATACTCCCGATCTACTGCTGCTGCGAAAGcattgttgaggttcctttggtacATTGGGTTGCGTGCATGATTTTCCACGTTCTGCCTGCGTTGGGCACGCTTGGCATTCTTCAACCACCGGATCCTTCTGTGCTCCTCGTTCTCATCCTGGGGGGGGGGCGTCCTCCGTATGCTCGTCAGCAGATACGTCCAGAAGTAGTTCAGCGTCGTACTTGGGACCCAGCTCGTCGTCATCCGCATTGCAaagggaagccatgtagacttgacgatccgACGAGCTCTTAGCCGTATGGCTGTACTCGACTAGCTCTTTGTTGCCCTCTCCCTCTTCTGAGGTGGGAGAGAGGGGTTTGCCCTTCTGGAAGGGcagttcctgcatgaaggccatAAGGCAggagtcgtattcgagtagttcagagggctctaagcccttctAGTACACGAAACGTCCTTACGGTGTAGACGTTATGATCAAACCTAATTGATTACCCGAGAAGGATTTGGGATCATCATCCGATTCCAAGTGGTTGTCAAGAATAGGGGTCTCCCGACAGGCAGTGGCTCCCTTGACCCCGAGTCCTCCCAAGCTCCAACTTGAAGGTATAGTACTAGTTAACGAGTACTTTTCGTCGGAGTtcgagtagttgtcgaaaatgGGGCCCCCCCGATAAGCGGTGGCTCTCTTGTCTCCAATCTTGAGAAGAcggtccaagtcctcctccaagtcgaaGAGGGATGTGGATTGTGTAGcctcctcagatcggtttgaatccaaTCCGAGTAGTCCTGGTGCATCATGAGCTgaagtcgcgttgaaaatgGACGTCGTCTCGATCTCCCCGGCGTGATCGGGGATCATCAACTCGTCGAAGCTAttgacaaacttgtcgaggtcgctgcttcAAGTTGGTGTAGAGGCCTCTGGCTTcctggagttggctaggtggtcgttgaagccacccaagccgatggcaacgcagacctaggagccgaagatgaaagttgtgccctcatcgagtacggtgctggtgaagctgaaagatgccatcgagttctccagtgaatgctcgatgaacacccctacctagcgtgccaattgttggtgttttaccgccatgcccaccgagggatatcccGAGGTGGTGAgcttgtaggtagggtgtcaccgagatcaggaatttgaaggtgcaaggaacacaaagtttagacaggttcgggccgccgagagcataataccctatcTCCTGTGtgtggtttatattgccttaggtgttgatcggggtgatcttccatttggagggggtccctacccgcccttatatagtttagggggatagggttacatgaaaatcTTACCggatacgagctcaggagtTCTACCAAAGTACTTTTCGTGTtgtttccttctattccgactagttctactacagtacgagtagttctactacgttacgagtagttacaactggtgtagggcgtgggccatatcccacaccttatcctgtaagatgtaggccatgtgcgcagttCCGTGAGCTCGGGTCTGATATTTAAGTAGATCATATTGATTTGGTTAAGGTTATGATTTTTTTTATAGTGTAGGTAAAAGAAACAACAAGTCAAAGTTGTAGCAGAAAACGTGGCCACGTTTACTTGCCTCCAATTAAAGGTGACGACCACTCTAGGTGCAATATGGAGCAGGGCCACCTATTGCTCCACCTATTTTTCTAACATAACTTAGGACTTGCATTGAAATAATTATGTACAAATATATAGCATATAAACTGTTTCTACGCCTGCGTCCTAGAAATGGTCTATTCGAAAATCACCACCGGAAACTCACCTCTTATCCCAATTACCATGTACTATAGTGACCGAAGATTTGTTAAATATGTGTTATGGGCTATGGCTTGGGGAACCGCACCTAGGATCTCTCCTCGAAGAACAACGGAGATAACGGCAGTGAAAAATGATGATTTGTCACTTCTTCATCGATTGTTCTGCTGATTTCTTGcagtcttcttcttcctcttcttttctcaTGACACCAGTGAGAAACCAAACCAGATTTGGGAGAGATAAAAAAATCAATGCAAAAAGGTAGGTGTTAACGCCAAATCCGATCAACACATGAGTACGCTAGAACGCGCGGATCGCAACGATCATCACCGGCAGTGCTCCTGCGCAGGCCAGTCATATAGGTTCTGCAGACCGGTCACACCAGTTCTTCTAGGGTAGCGCGAGGAGCTAGATCCGCAAGCTCGGGAGGGACCCCGTCGGGGCTAATGGAGCTAGGGTTGTTCTGAAGTCGGCATGCCACTCGGAACGCCCTCAATAGCTGTGGAGATGCAAGAAGAATATAATTAGGGTTTGAAAAAGAGATGAGTTTGGAGAGTAAAAAAAGTAAGTACAATAATGGTTGAATGGATTGGGATCACCCTCAATCGGCCTTAGCCTTGCCGAGGAAGTCGTACCCCTTCACGAGTCGGTCTAACCAGCCGACCTCAGTATTTGCTAATTTTAGCTGTCAACATATGCCCCCTGCCTTTTTGGTGAGCTTTGCATGCCAAAAAGCAATAACCAGAACCAGAACTATTCTAAGGAGGATGCTTAACACAAACACATCGGCCAAAAATAATTCTAAGGGCAATACTCATATATCAGCCATCTTCTTCTTCAAGCATTTGGCCACACGCTAGGGTGATATTTCTTCAAGTATCTTTCATTAAGAACTCTACATAAACGCTCTGCTTGCAGCGTCTCCACCATATATGAATTCCAGAAGATTACCTTGACGATCTTGTACGGCTCTTCCTAACTTGGCGACCACTTGCCGAACTTGTTGTTCTTTATCCCAAGAGGCAAAATTATCTTCCAAACCAGCTCACCTACCTGAAAAGATTTATTCAACCTTTTTATTGTAAGCTCTAGCCACCTGAAACTTATCTTTCTCAATTTCCTTCAAAGCCATCAAACATTTTTCGGCCACCTCATCAATATTATCCATCATTAAATCATGGTAATCAACGGCAGAAAGATTATTTTGCTTAGCCAATCTATAAGCATCCATATTCACCTCAACAGGCAAAACAGCCTCTTCACCATATACACGTTCAAAAGAAGTAACTTTAGTAGCACCATGTCTAGATATACGATGAGCCCACAAAGCTTCAGATAAAACCTCATGCCACCTCCTAGGATTCTCTTCTATCTTCTTTTTGATAAGCTTGACTAAAATCTTATTACTAGACTCAGCCTGACCATtagcctgagcataatatggagatggaTTGAGCAACTTAATCTTGTAAAATTCGGTAAATTCACATACCTCCTTTGATACAAATGAAGTACCTTGATCGGTTGTCAAAGTCTATGGGATACTGAATCTATGAATAATATATTCTGTAATAAACTCAATCATGTGTCATCTTCCTAAGGGGAACCGCTTCCACTTAGTGCAATAACCTGTACCCACCAACACGAAGCGATGTTCTTTTGATGACGAAGGATTAATTTGTCCAATGAAATCCAGTCCCCAACCTCACAACGGTCATGGCTTTATAATAGGATGCATCAACGCAGTAGACACCAACTGCAAATTATCAAACCGTCAACACTCTTCGCACCCTTTATTATATTGAAAATAATCGGCAAACATACTAGGCCAATAAAAACCAGCCCTTCTAAGGAACTACCTCATCTTAGAAGCCGATTGATGTGTTCCATAGATGCCCTCATGAACTTCCCCCATAGCAACTCTGGCCTGATCCGCATCCAAACATTTGAGAAGCAAAACTTTGGCGGTTCGACGATAAAGATCATCATCAATCAAAACATATTTAAATGCCAAACGCCGAATATTTCTATCTGCACCACGACTAGGATCCTTCAGATATATCACAATAGATATTCTCCAGTCTCCAACTTCAGCCTTGACAATTTTGTCAACTTTCGAGGCCGAATTGCCGCAAGATCAGGCCCCCTTCCTTGTACCATTGAGCAACTAGGTGGAAGAACCCCAATACTGCCCAAATACTCCACGTACCATTCTTAGAACATGTAAATTTTGCAAGCCATATGTGTCTGCAAACCATGAATCAACCAAGAACATGGCTAATTCAGATCAAATGTGAGCACAATAAATAGAACTAGGGAAAATACACCAACTTATATGCTCAAACATTGGACATTTATAGAACCTCTTCCCCTTGATTTTCGGCTGCTGTGACACATGCCAAATCACCCATGTGCCACACCTGGAGCATTGTGCCAGGGGCAAATAGCCTTCTGCATCCCTAAACAGCACCAGCAAGGTAGATGCAAACACCGAAGGAAGCAATGCTTGTACAGGGAGAAGCAGAGGTCTAGTCATGGGAGATGATAGAAGAAGGAAGCAAAGGATGGTGATGGCACGAGAGGATAAGATCAGCCCGTGCTGTTCAACTTGGTTGAACTAGACCGTCTAACTCGCTCTGTGGGCAATATCGTCTATTCCTTGTGGCTTTTTCTCTCTTCCGGTGCTAGTAAATGAATATTCTAAGCGGTATAGTGTGATGGAGCAAAGAAACCCATTTTCATAATGGTATTGGGAAAATTTGATCGATTGCGGTGTGCGCCGGCATATTCAGCGTTATTGCGGTATCCCACACCAAATTTTGCCTACCAAATAGTGCTATTTTGCTACCTCGATCAAGAATGATAGAAGTGGGAGCTGAGGAATGTCTTCTTACTCTATACTGTTGTTGTAAGACATGGCCACCAGAAGACGGATACAAGAGGAGAGAAAGTGGGAAGTAAGAGGACAATAGGCTCAATTGTCACCTCATGGTTATTTGCATCTAGCATATAAAATATCTAGAACACCAAAGAGCAATTTAATAAATATTAGTTATTTTAGAAATATATTTTGAGTGGTTTAATGTCAAAAAAAATTGTTGATGACATGGTCTAACAAATTGTTCATGAAACTCTTGCAAAATGGAGAAAAAAAACCCTAAATAGAATGGGGTCCTTTTATTTATGTATTCCTTTATTCATTCCAACCATGACAAATCTTCGCTCATTATCTTATTGCCTTAAAATATAATTGATACAGTCATGAGCTTGCATTAGAAGAATGGAGCACGTTGGGGAATCCCCTTGCGTCGGTGATGAGCAATCCGTTTTGGTGGTGGTTCTTCTTCATTGTTCTCATTGCAGCTATCTTTGTCACTAGTAGTACTTGAACCAGCATCATCACTCTTATGGACATCAGCCTTTCGGCAACATTGAGGAACGCTTTCAACCATAGTTGTCATATTCATATCATTTTGCATGCCTCTTAGCTGTAGAGATTTAGGATTTAAAATATGTGAAATCAATAAAATATCACATTTAATCTCAATATATAGATTGATAATGAAAATTGTTTCTTATTTTTTACTTAATCTTTAGCTGATATGTGATCACTTACATTACAGCCAAGAGAGCAGAAGCGGAATGCATCAAGTAGAGCACGGCCACATATCTCACAGTTATGTGTTGAAGACGAAGTTGTCTTACAAACGGAGACACCATAGTTACGTTGTTGCGGCCGCTCATTCAAGAAGACAACCCTTGCACTATTGATTATGTATGTTTGCACATCACTAATATCGAGAATGTCCTCAATCTCTGAAACCCTCACGACATCATGGTAGGATGATCGCCTTATCTAAAAGAGCCAATATGGAAAACTTAAATTTGCTATCTTTTATGCACTTACTCACAATATCCATGGAATGTAAATAAAATGCATTCATGAACATCCAAATTTTTGATACATATCATGTAAAGTTTTATGCTTGTGTTTTGATTGTGAGGTGAACTAAAAAGCAATAGTAGAATACACATCCAAATCATAAACATTTTAGTTGTATGGAATACGCCATATATGGAATTTCATAACACAGATGATATTTATTTGAGAAAGCGCATTCTATACTATTGACGGTATGATTACACATTTCGTACCTGGATTACACGATGGGTGGAGTGATCTCTTGAACGGCAATAGTAGCAGAAAGCAGCTGGTGGTGCCTCACACTGGATGCAAAATAGGTTACATTCATTACGACTGGCAAGAAGATGGTTTGCACAAGTGGTAAAGAATTGTGTTGCAAGCAGTAGCTCTAGCCATGGAGGCACCATCTCTGTTTTCATTTAAAAGCAATAGTTTGTTCTGGGCTTGTAAGTGAATGGAATGGCTATATTTATAGAGAAATGACTATGAGAAGTACTTGCACTTTTCCAGTAAATCGGCAGGCATAGTAAGAAGTTTTGCATAATCTGCAGTGCTAATAACTGAAATGTCGGCTAAAACATATAGGGTAAGTAATGCATACGAACACTTTTTCGCGTAAAACCATTTACAAAGTAAGAAGTTTCGCATATTTTGTGGTGCTAAGAAACTGAATTGTCGGCTATAAATCTCAGTGAAAAAATAATTAGTAAATGCACTTTTCCTGTAAAACCGTCGGCGTTATAAGAAGTTTCCAATAATTTGCGGCACAAAGAACTGAAGTGATGGTTAGAAGCTACAGAAAAATAACAAGAAGTACATGCACTTTTCCTAGAAAACTGCTGGCACAACAAAAGGTTTTTCATAATTTCTAGCACTAAGAACTGAAATGTCGGCTAACAATATAGTCGAACAAAAATCGAAAGTGCACTTTTTATGTAAAACGACCTGTGTAGTAAGGATATAATCTATGTTGCCAAGAACTGAAATCCTAGCTACAAAGTTATGCCCGAAATCATAATTCTTATTACATAGTGTATTTGAgcttgtcattggcagaatcACGTAATAGGCATTATGATTTCAAATGGACGTTTGTTAGTGGTTGTTAGGATATGCATGCAACATAATTTGTCTACTTATTATTGTTCCTAAGatgttattttatttgtgttgtgTTGTTTATTGTACTAACTTTGATATTGTATAAGATTTTGTAATGATGACAAATTTGGTACTATCTATGAGAACAGATTGTTCACAATAGTTGAGACATAGTATTGGTACTTTACAATAtaaaaacaaaatatttttcccTATGGGCAGTTTGGTTCATGCGCACATGCTAATTGTCAAAACAGTCTCAAATAAATAGTTGCAATATACTATTTTAAGCAGTATCCGAGACTTTTATTTAGTTAAAATTTTGCATAGTTCCAACATGCTTGATGTGCTCACTATTGTGGAGCTGAATCCTAATGAAAGCCCACTCTAAATTAGAGTTAGGGGTGGGCATTCTGTTTAAACTGACGATTCGGCTCGGTGTTTTCGGCTTTAAAATTTTCGGTGTCCAAAAAATCAAGAACCGATAGGT
Protein-coding sequences here:
- the LOC112895971 gene encoding uncharacterized protein LOC112895971; translated protein: MKTEMVPPWLELLLATQFFTTCANHLLASRNECNLFCIQCEAPPAAFCYYCRSRDHSTHRVIQIRRSSYHDVVRVSEIEDILDISDVQTYIINSARVVFLNERPQQRNYGVSVCKTTSSSTHNCEICGRALLDAFRFCSLGCNLRGMQNDMNMTTMVESVPQCCRKADVHKSDDAGSSTTSDKDSCNENNEEEPPPKRIAHHRRKGIPQRAPFF